A window from Solanum stenotomum isolate F172 chromosome 7, ASM1918654v1, whole genome shotgun sequence encodes these proteins:
- the LOC125870945 gene encoding uncharacterized protein LOC125870945 yields MDSYSYAISSFSSSNNSSSTYPQQVKKNTKLPSYHSLLHGVRRLPTKPMTKLPIAPLPPTPPKIYRVEPNNFKDVVQMLTSSPKFQSVSNDSISRSDSGSDSGSSSFNSRRLQNVAPPPLDLSPVSLQRNNKNNNIDAQWRECIDLTTCDEKERSHVTPRIPSENYFGLCSPLANFPLSPSSFAWCSSILLSPGTLTSPSAVQII; encoded by the coding sequence ATGGATTCTTATTCATATgctatttcttctttttcttcttctaataaTTCCTCTTCAACATATCCACAACAAgtgaagaaaaatacaaaattaccCTCATATCATTCTTTACTCCATGGAGTTAGAAGGCTCCCAACAAAACCAATGACTAAACTACCAATTGCACCTTTGCCACCAACACCTCCTAAAATATATAGAGTTGAACCTAATAATTTCAAGGATGTTGTCCAAATGCTCACTTCATCTCCCAAGTTTCAATCTGTCTCCAATGATTCTATCTCTCGTTCTGATTCTGGCTCTGACTCTGgctctagttctttcaattcgAGACGTCTACAAAATGTTGCTCCTCCTCCACTTGATCTCTCACCAGTTTCATtacaaagaaataataaaaacaacaatattgaTGCACAATGGCGCGAGTGCATTGACTTAACAACGTgtgatgaaaaagaaagatcaCATGTAACGCCTCGGATTCCATCAGAAAATTATTTTGGATTGTGTAGTCCATTAGCTAATTTTCCTCTATCGCCGTCTTCTTTTGCATGGTGTTCTTCTATTCTTCTTAGCCCTGGCACGCTTACTTCACCAAGCGCGGTTCAAATCATTTAA